Genomic DNA from Paenibacillus sp. MBLB1832:
CAACGGTAAAGCAGATACGGTACCTATTACGTTTAACGGCAACTATCAATCCATCCTGCGCAGTATGTTTTCAGCTGTAGGGCAGTGGTATTTGGAAGATGGCAAGATGACCATTGGGCAAAATACGGACCGGTTTGGTGACGAGCTTGATTTGCAGAAGAAGCTATGGGAAGAAGGCTTAGTTGATAAAGAGTATTTGACAGACAAAAACTTCACGCGGGAAAGACAATTCTTTGTTACAGGCAAGTCCGGTATTTACTTGGCCGGATATGATATTGCGAATGAATTCCGCGAGTTAAAGGCGAATGACCCCAATGCTAATCCTGTCCCCATGGAGCCGGTTTCAACGAAATATGGTAAATTCGGCCTTTATCAGGAAACGGCGCCTAACTTCTATTCTGTCCTAAATAAAAATGCCAAGGATCCGGAAGCAGCTATTAAATTTATCGACTGGTTAGTAGATAAAGGCTGGTTTACACTCAAGTTTGGTTTGGAAGGCACACATTACAAATTGGTTAACGGCATTCCACAAGTGATTGATGCGGATAAAAACAAAAAAGAATTGTCTTACGCAGCTGAATATCCGTTCTTGCAGCAATGGACAGAAAAGCCTGAGAATTATCCAGTGATGATGGCGCAGGACCCAATTTCGCAAGAATATGCGAAAAAGAAGGGGCAATCCTTACAAATTGCGTTGAAAAATAAATTCCGTCGTGACGTCCCTTATGCACCAAGCTTCCAGGAATTAACGGATATTACAGCTGCAATTGCTAAGCCTGTTTGGGATGATGTCGAGGCTAAAGTTGTTACTGGTGGACCGCAGTTTAATGGAAAATGGGCAGTTGAGACGATACGCAAAGAATGGAAGCGTCTGGGCGGCGACAAGGTCGACCAATTGAGCCAAGAATGGTATGAGAAAAATATTAAAGGGAAATAACACGACTTATTAACGCAATTCCTCGTTCCGTTCTTGCGAATGGGACGGGGATTATTTTAAAAAGAAGTCAGGAGATTTCGATATATGGTAACCAAACGTGAATTGATGAAGCAAGGCTTGGAGGGAAAATCCCATCAGTACAATCCTGAAAATAAAATGCTGCTCACCCCGAATTAGGCGACCTATCATACAAGATTAACGAAGGATGTCCGCAGTCACGTTCATCCGATCCTGGCTGGTAATCGATATGCATTTGAACTGTTGGAGTACGGAAACGAGGACGATGTAAACCGTGCTATTCCCATTCTGGAGACTATCGTCGATTTACAAGATCAGGATCCAAGCCATGCGACCTATGGCATTTGGGCTTACTTTTATGAGGAATCAATCGAGGAAATGGCTATGCCAGATTGGAATATGGCTGATTTCAACGGCAAGCAGCTTGTATTAACGCTGAAAAAGCATATGAAGCGTCTACCTCATCAGACGGTGGATCGTATTAAGCATGCTATTCACTGTGCCTGCGAAGCTATAATTAAGCGGAATGTCGGTCCAGGGTATACAAATATTTGTGTCATGGGAGCTCTCATTACCTTAGCAGGAGGAGAACTTCTCGACAACCGTACCTTTGTTGAATATGGTGTGAAGCGTCTAGAAGCCTTGCTGGAGTTGACGACACGGATGAATGCATATGTAGAGTACAACAGTTCGCACTATGCCATGATTACCGCTGATGAACTGGATACGATCCGAACCATCGTAGATAATGCCGATGCTTTGCGAATAGCCGATGCGCTGTACCATTTTACGTGGAATTCCATCGGTAAGCATTACCATGCTAGGACGGGACAATGGTCTGGTCCACACAGTCGCAGTTATGTCACATTATTACACCCGGATTGCCAAGAATATCATTTTATCGAGCGCGGGACGAAAGAAGCTTATAAAGATGCTGGCTTTACTCGTTGTCCCGAGGATTTGCTTTCATTATTTGTAACGGAAGAGCAGCGATATTTTAAAAGCGAATCTTTGGATGAAGCATATAGTGGCTATCAAAACATCGCGACAACGTACGTGACGGAGGAATTTGCCCTCGGCTCCTTCAGCAACGATTTCATGTGGAATCAACGTCGAAACCTGATTGCCTATGTAGATAATAACGGAAGAGCCGCCTATGTGCAGCTTCGCTTTTTGAACGAGGGTAAAGATTTCTGTTCTGCTGTTTTCGCTGGGGTTCAGGATCATGCGGATGTGCTGTTCGGTTTGAATTTGGCAACCGATAATGGAGCATGGCATCCGAATTTAGATAAAATTGACGGTAAGTTTACCACAGGAGACTTACGTCTGCGTCTGGAAATTGGCGGGTACATCGAGGGTGTTTCATGGTCGATGGAGCAGGATAAGTACGATGTTAGCGTTAGCATCGGTAATCAAATACTCCGTTTGAAGCAACTCGCTGCAGTTAGTGAGTGGGATGAACCCCAATTGCAAATCTCTAAAGAAGATGGTCTCGTCTGTGTAGATTATGTCTTCTACAACGGCGAAAAGCGCTGCTTTAATTTTCATGACTTGGAACAAGCAGCTTGGTCATATCTATGTACCTTGTCGAAGCAGCCGGAATACTTGCAACCTAGAGCGCACATTTCGGGCGATTTTCTGGTGGCTGCAATGACAGCAGTAAATGGCAATGAATTTAGCATATCGCTGAAGCTGAAACCGGATTTAACAGAGAAGTTATTCAAGACGAACATTTCCTCGGCATCAGTGATAAAAAAGGAGAGCAAGCAATCATGACAATTTCGACAAAGGATCGTGTGGAAGAAGCGGCTAAACGTATCTCCACTTATATGAAGAAAGGCGCACCAGGCGATTGGGGCATGGATCTCGAAGTTTGGGACTGGACACCGGGTGTTGGAGTTATCGCGCTGCTGGACTATTATGAGCAGACTAAGCAGCAGGAGCTGTTGGATGATTTAATCGCATGGACAAAGCGGAATCTGCACCAAGCCGAACATGCAAAAGTCATTAATTCGATGGCACCATTTACGATATTTCCGCGGTTATACGAATTGACAGGCGAACAAGTTTACCTGAACTTCAGCATTCGTATCGGCGAATGGATGCTCTATGAGGCTCCCCGCACACGGGAAGATGCATTCGAGCACACTGTAACCGAAGCTGCTAAATTTCCCGAACAAGTATGGGCGGATACTGTTTTTATGGCAGTTCTGTTCCTAGCCAGACTTGGCCGTGTTTCCAGTGACCTTCGATTCAGCGAGGAAGCATTAAAGCAGCTTACGCTGCATATCCAGCTCTTACAGGATGAGAAGACTGGGCTGCTTTTCCATGGCTGGGACTGCGGCGCGGCGAATCATATGTCCGCTGCCCGCTGGGGCAGAGCCAACGCATGGGTAGCTGTAGGTGCGCTAATGATATTTGATGAGCTGGAAGGGCAATTGGACATTCCACATGCGTTAAGGGACCAATATATCACCCTTCTGCATGGTCTGAAAAATGTGCAACACTCGAATGGTCTTTGGTCTGTTGTACTGGATAAACCGGAGTATCGTACAGAAGTGTCTGGCAGCGCAGGTATTGCTGCTGGTTTCAGCAAAGCGGTGAAGCGGGGGTGGGTGGATGCTTCCTTTGCAGCAGCTGCTGATCGTACGTTGCAAGCGGTACTCAACGAGATTGATCAAGAGGGCATGGTTCATGGTGTATCTGGCGGGACACCTGTACTGGCTACTGAGGAAGAATATAATGGCTTCGCTTGTTTTCCAACCTTATACGGCCAAGGATTGGTATTGCTGTTATTAGGCCAGTACATAAGCGCTTAATTTGCAAGGTGTGCAAGAAAGGGGGTGGTATCTAGAATTTCGCGAGAAAGCAGGGATCAAAAATAATAAAACGAGGAGAGATTACATTGAAATTTGCCAAATGGAAGCAAGTTTTTACACGTACCAAAGTCATATCCTTCGTTACAGCATCTATTTTATTAGGGGGGGGGATTCTGACGACAAATCCAGCACATGCTGCTGGAGGTACAGCTTTATCTCGAACGGGATGGACTGCAAGCGCTTCCGTGACGCAAAGCAACGGTTCTGCAGCCAGCGTTGTTTTGGACGGTAATACAACGACGATATGGTCGACAGGAACCGCTTTAACGAGTAGTCAGTGGTTTACCGTAGATATGGGTGCGGCCAAAACGTTTGACCGAATCGTCCTGGATTCTGGTACGTCCTCCAACTACATTCGCGGCTATAGCCTATATGTATCCTCTGACGGAACGAATTGGGGGAACCCTGTTGTAAGTGGCGTGGGCAACGGACAAATGATTGATATTCGCTTTCCGTCTCAGACAAAGCAATTTGTGAAAATTCAATCAACGGAAGGCAATGGTGCAACCTCCAATCCGTGGAAAATCGCAGAGTTGAATGCCTATACAGGATCGACTGAAGCGGAAGTTACTTACAATTTCGCAACCGAGGTAAATCAAGGCTCGCCTTATGTATTTGGAGGAACAGGCAACGATCAGACGGATGCAGGCGTCATAGCTGCACTGAAGGGGAAAGGCTTTAACCTTACGCGTCTCGATGCTCAGATGATTGGCATCGTGCCTAGCAAACTACCGGGTACGACAACGGCTACAACAGTAGCAAATTACAAGGCTGCAATGGCAGATAGTGCAACAGGTGATGTAGCGGATCCAAGTACTTGGAACTGGGAAGACTCCGGGCTCGAAAGCAAATTAAATGCCTACGATAGCGCTGGTTATAAAATAATGCTGGTTTTCGCCTACACCTCCCCTTGGCTTTCTTACAGCGGAGCGAAGACCGGTGTACCTATGGACTTGGACGTGTATCAGGATATCATTACTAAAATCTATCAGCACTTCGCCTCCAAAGTGGATTATTGGGAAGTATGGAACGAGCCCGATAATGACAGCGTATTCTCTTTAAGCGGGTCGCCATATACCGATCGTATCCTTGCTTACAGGGATATGTATTATGCAGCTGCATCTGGTATTCGGTCAGTGAGTGCAACAGCTCCAATTGGCGGACCTGCACTGGCTAGTTCCTACTGGACCGGTTGGGTAGACAGCATGTTTAACGACAGCCGAATTGCGAATGATGTTAATTTTATCAGTTTCCATAACTATGCATTAAATGAGACGGAACCTGTATTGAATTGGAAAACATATCTCGCAAATAAAGGTAAAAGCAGCATCCCGCTATTTATGGACGAGTGGAACGTACAGGGGAAAATCAGTTTAATCACCCCGATGGACAACATGGATGACTCGGCGATCTCTTTCACAGGAAAGAGGTTAATTGATAATTATAAAAATGGCATATTCAGCACCAGCTTATATTCACTCGGAGAGGGGTTGAACTTTGGCTTCTGGTACACGACGTTTGATGGGCAGCTTGCTTCCAAAACGAGAACATGGGATGTCCTGGCCAACCGAATTGGTCTTGGGACCGGTCAAGGCAGTGTTAAACAGACGGTTTCGCAAGTTGGCATTCGTTCAGGCATGGCAGTGACGAATGCGGCCGGCGAGAAAGTTGTGGCCTTCTCCAATCCAGAATCGTTTTCGAGGGATGTCGCAGTTACGATTCAAAATACGGGAATCTCTGGCACGAGCGCCTACTTGGAGATTTATGAAGCTTCCGATTCGTATACGGGTGCTAGTGTCAAACAATACCAGACCGTGAATGTAAGCGGCGGAACCATTTCAACGACTGTAAATGTTCCAGATAATGCAGTGGTGGCTTTTAAGATTAAAACGGGAACTGCACCGGCACAGCCTCCTGCCTATGTCTCTCCGCTTCCTAATGCAGGCCTGCTTGATCGCAGCACTTGGATGGCAAGTGGAGGAACGGGGACCGCAACTGTGAACAGTACAGCCAAGAATGCAATTGACAAGTATTTGGATACCCGTTGGACACCGGGGGTTGCCCAAAGCGCAGGCAATTTTTATCAGATTGATCTTGGGGCAGTTACCACGTTTGACCGACTGGTTATGAAATCCTATGGAACCGGGTACGCGCACGGCTTTTCCGTGTACGTGTCGAACGACGGCAGCAACTGGGGCAGCGCTATAGCAACGGGAGGGTCAAGCAATGTGATCGTGAATGGGAACCAAGCCAATCATGATCTAACCCTTCCTTTGCAGAATGCGCGCTATGTAAAAGTGGTCTTAACAACAGGTTATAGCGGTTGGTGGTCGCTACACGACTTTGAGCTTTACCATAACTTGGCTAAGTCTGCATCGGCCTCTGCATCGAATGCGGCAAGCGGCTTCCCGGCCAGCAATGTCATCGATGGCGACAATTCAACCGCTTGGGTTAGTGTGAATAACGCTCCTACGCCACATTACATTACATTGACATGGCCATCGGGCAAATCATTTAGCAGTCTCGGGCTTATGACGCATAATGCGTTAGGGCAGGGACCGACGAATTGGAACATTGAAGTGTCCGATGATGGCAGTACCAATTGGACCAGTGTTGCTTCATCTGGGACAGTCACTTGGCAGTATAACACTTCGACTCGTGAGCTGCGAACGGTGAGTTTTGCCGCTGTAACGAACAAAAAAGGGGTAAGAGTTAAAATTAATGCTTGGAACAATCAATGGTTGCACGATGCGGTAGATGAACTCATTGTTCGCTAAGTTGTGATTGGTTGTGAGCAAGAGGAGACGAGAGTATGGATACAATTGAAACCGTGCATGTTATTTTCAAAACGCATTTGGACATTGGATTTACTGATTTGGCGGAGCGGGTGATTGTGCAATATCGTGAACAATTCATCCCTAAGGCACTGGATTTGGCCGAAGAGCTCGCTGCCGCTGGCGGTGAAGAGCGATTCGTTTGGACGACCGGTTCCTGGCTGATTGCCGATTATTTGAAGTATGCGGGCCATGTGGAGCGAAAGCGAATGGAAGCAGCTATCTTAGCTGGGCACATTGTCTGGCATGGGCTTCCGTTCACGACGCATACGGAACTGATGGATGCCGAGTTGTTCAATTATGGCTTGTCCATTGCGAAGCGGCTCGATCAACAGTTCGGAAAACAGACGATCAGTGCCAAAATGACGGATGTCCCTGGACATACCAGGGCTATTGTGCCACTTATGGCGAAGCGGGGTATACGCTATCTTCATCTGGGTGTAAACCCTGCTTCTAAGCGGCCCGCGGTACCGGATTTGTTCATCTGGCGCGGATCAGACGGATCGGAAATCATTGTTCATTATGCGAATGACTATGGCAATGTGTTTCAATTGGACGGACTTCGTGATGTCCTTGTCTTCGCTCACACTGGAGACAACTGTGGTCCACCGAGCGCTGACGAAATTCGTCAGCAGTTCGCAGACCTAACACGCCGATTTCCAGGAGCGCAAGTAAAAGCCTCAACCTTGGACGCATTCGCGGCCAAAATCATGCCTATGATGCATAGATTGCCTGTGGTTGAGGAGGAAATTGGCGACTCCTGGATTCACGGCGTGGGCACCGATCCCTACAAAGTGGCCTCCTACCGAGCATTGCTAAGGTTGAGAACTAGCTGGATTGCGCAGGGGAGATTAACGCAAGACAGCGAAGACTATAATCAATTAAGCGAGTCGCTTCTCATGATTCCGGAGCATACATGGGGGGTAGACATTAAAAAATTCCTTGCTGACAACAGGCATTATAATAGGGCGGATTTCGAAAATGCACGAAGGGCAGATGTCATAACCGATGACGCCATCCCGGAAATGTTCCGCTACATAGGGGCTTTCGCACTCAACGAACACGATACGAAGTCAGCTGAAGGGTTTGCTGTCTTATCTGGCAGGCGGAGCTATCAATTTGTAGAGTCCTCCTGGCAAGAGCAGCGTAATTATATCAGCAAGGCTGTTGCCGTGCTTCCTCCTGATTTGCGGGAGGAAGCGCAACATGCTTTAGCTGCGTTGAAACCTGTTTGGCGTCAGCGGCCGGCACATGCGTTGCGGATCGTACCAGGTGAGTCCCTGAATGCGAGTATGTTTCGTGTTCAAGTGGGGGTGGACGGTTCTTTAAGCAAGATTACAGCTCCGTCCGGTAAAGAGTGGGCTGGCACAGGCAGAAATTTGACTGGTTTTGGTGCCTTTCGGTATGAATCACTCGGTCAAGCAGAGTATGACCGCTGGTTCGAACAGTACGTACAGAACCGCAAGATGACACACGCCTGGGCAGATTCGGATTTTGGCAAGCCAGGGATGGGGTTGTTTGCACCTGAACATAAGCATGCTGTCTACGCGCCATATGTTGAAGAAGTATGGCTGATAGACGATGAAGCAGTAGATGAAATATGTCTGCAATTGAGGCTGCCTGCGGTAGTTAGCCAACAAGGCGGGGCTCCTGCCCGTCTACAGCTTGTGTATAGGTTTTCCAAAGCTGAGCAGGTGTTGGAAATGGAACTCGCATGGTTTGATAAACCTGCGACTCGGTTGCCAGAAGCACTGTGGTTTTCCTTTATCCCACAAGTTGATAATCCGACCAGATGGCGGTTGGATAAGCTTGGAGAACGTATCTCTCCTCTGGATGTCGTGAAGGATGGAAATCGCAATCTGCACGCTGTCAATGAAGGCATCTTTTATCATGGTGCGGATGGCAAACTAAGTATCGAATCCTTAGATGCAGCCTTAGTGGCTCCTGGTGCGCCAAGATTGTTGCAGTTTGATAATTCGATCGGATTACAATCGGATGGTATGCATTTTCAACTGTATAACAATGTATGGGGGACGAACTTTCCAATGTGGTACGAAGAGGATGCTTGCTTTCGATTCGTGATCAAATTTGAGGAGAGCTAGGTTTAGAATCCTGAAACGATAGGGGACCCTCTATTAATTTGTAAGAGGTTTTAAAAACATATTTGTAATTCAAAATGAACACTCGAAAACAACACTTAAAACTTAATTTGTAAATCGATTATATATGAATAGCCAGCAAAACCTTGCGTTTGCTGGCTACTTGATCTTCAAAACTTATTTGTCTCTCAACACCAAATGGCATATATAATCGTTATTTTGATTCTGGAAATGGTTATTCAGAAAATTATCATAAAGAGTCAATTTCATTATTAAATTTGCAGAATTTATGGAGGCGCTTACAGCAATGAAGTTAGAAGTAGTTCCTTAGATAAATATTTGTTCATAGTCGTAATCTTAGTCTATTACCGTCGCCCCATTGCTCGTTGAAAACAATATTGAACACAATATTCTTAATAATACACCTCGTATTGGGATGAATGGGAGTTTATGATAAAAATATCAAAATATCAAAATATCACGCAGAGCTACCAACTCTTATTGGCGTCTGTGATTATGGCATCAACCTATTGCATGAAATCTCAAGAAAAGACAATAAACGTAAAAAAAGCATATTGCCAGTGGACCTGCCATGTGGTAGCGTACTCCCAGTATCCATATAAACAACTGTTAAATTGGAGGGAAAGGGTTGCGCGAATATTTTTGGATTTTATCGTATATCCGGCCTTATAAGAAGCTGTTCGCTGGCATGGTCATCTGCGGTTT
This window encodes:
- a CDS encoding extracellular solute-binding protein → MKKKKSVVALLSTVALVAVVAGCGEKDSSKTTASSTPAASTAVKREMKVSASIYDRGTVASEEGNYEENRWTKFINANSGVTVKWVPVPRASATDKLNVLFASGDAPDLVNEYDRGYIGKLVDQGTIQPIDSYIEKYSTSYKKYLNEHPELKPYLTFNGKMYAFSTVRPTVANQAMWIRQDWLDKLNLKTPTTMDELLEVARAFKDKDPDGNGKADTVPITFNGNYQSILRSMFSAVGQWYLEDGKMTIGQNTDRFGDELDLQKKLWEEGLVDKEYLTDKNFTRERQFFVTGKSGIYLAGYDIANEFRELKANDPNANPVPMEPVSTKYGKFGLYQETAPNFYSVLNKNAKDPEAAIKFIDWLVDKGWFTLKFGLEGTHYKLVNGIPQVIDADKNKKELSYAAEYPFLQQWTEKPENYPVMMAQDPISQEYAKKKGQSLQIALKNKFRRDVPYAPSFQELTDITAAIAKPVWDDVEAKVVTGGPQFNGKWAVETIRKEWKRLGGDKVDQLSQEWYEKNIKGK
- a CDS encoding glycoside hydrolase family 88/105 protein, with translation MTISTKDRVEEAAKRISTYMKKGAPGDWGMDLEVWDWTPGVGVIALLDYYEQTKQQELLDDLIAWTKRNLHQAEHAKVINSMAPFTIFPRLYELTGEQVYLNFSIRIGEWMLYEAPRTREDAFEHTVTEAAKFPEQVWADTVFMAVLFLARLGRVSSDLRFSEEALKQLTLHIQLLQDEKTGLLFHGWDCGAANHMSAARWGRANAWVAVGALMIFDELEGQLDIPHALRDQYITLLHGLKNVQHSNGLWSVVLDKPEYRTEVSGSAGIAAGFSKAVKRGWVDASFAAAADRTLQAVLNEIDQEGMVHGVSGGTPVLATEEEYNGFACFPTLYGQGLVLLLLGQYISA
- a CDS encoding discoidin domain-containing protein; the encoded protein is MKFAKWKQVFTRTKVISFVTASILLGGGILTTNPAHAAGGTALSRTGWTASASVTQSNGSAASVVLDGNTTTIWSTGTALTSSQWFTVDMGAAKTFDRIVLDSGTSSNYIRGYSLYVSSDGTNWGNPVVSGVGNGQMIDIRFPSQTKQFVKIQSTEGNGATSNPWKIAELNAYTGSTEAEVTYNFATEVNQGSPYVFGGTGNDQTDAGVIAALKGKGFNLTRLDAQMIGIVPSKLPGTTTATTVANYKAAMADSATGDVADPSTWNWEDSGLESKLNAYDSAGYKIMLVFAYTSPWLSYSGAKTGVPMDLDVYQDIITKIYQHFASKVDYWEVWNEPDNDSVFSLSGSPYTDRILAYRDMYYAAASGIRSVSATAPIGGPALASSYWTGWVDSMFNDSRIANDVNFISFHNYALNETEPVLNWKTYLANKGKSSIPLFMDEWNVQGKISLITPMDNMDDSAISFTGKRLIDNYKNGIFSTSLYSLGEGLNFGFWYTTFDGQLASKTRTWDVLANRIGLGTGQGSVKQTVSQVGIRSGMAVTNAAGEKVVAFSNPESFSRDVAVTIQNTGISGTSAYLEIYEASDSYTGASVKQYQTVNVSGGTISTTVNVPDNAVVAFKIKTGTAPAQPPAYVSPLPNAGLLDRSTWMASGGTGTATVNSTAKNAIDKYLDTRWTPGVAQSAGNFYQIDLGAVTTFDRLVMKSYGTGYAHGFSVYVSNDGSNWGSAIATGGSSNVIVNGNQANHDLTLPLQNARYVKVVLTTGYSGWWSLHDFELYHNLAKSASASASNAASGFPASNVIDGDNSTAWVSVNNAPTPHYITLTWPSGKSFSSLGLMTHNALGQGPTNWNIEVSDDGSTNWTSVASSGTVTWQYNTSTRELRTVSFAAVTNKKGVRVKINAWNNQWLHDAVDELIVR
- a CDS encoding DUF5054 domain-containing protein, which encodes MDTIETVHVIFKTHLDIGFTDLAERVIVQYREQFIPKALDLAEELAAAGGEERFVWTTGSWLIADYLKYAGHVERKRMEAAILAGHIVWHGLPFTTHTELMDAELFNYGLSIAKRLDQQFGKQTISAKMTDVPGHTRAIVPLMAKRGIRYLHLGVNPASKRPAVPDLFIWRGSDGSEIIVHYANDYGNVFQLDGLRDVLVFAHTGDNCGPPSADEIRQQFADLTRRFPGAQVKASTLDAFAAKIMPMMHRLPVVEEEIGDSWIHGVGTDPYKVASYRALLRLRTSWIAQGRLTQDSEDYNQLSESLLMIPEHTWGVDIKKFLADNRHYNRADFENARRADVITDDAIPEMFRYIGAFALNEHDTKSAEGFAVLSGRRSYQFVESSWQEQRNYISKAVAVLPPDLREEAQHALAALKPVWRQRPAHALRIVPGESLNASMFRVQVGVDGSLSKITAPSGKEWAGTGRNLTGFGAFRYESLGQAEYDRWFEQYVQNRKMTHAWADSDFGKPGMGLFAPEHKHAVYAPYVEEVWLIDDEAVDEICLQLRLPAVVSQQGGAPARLQLVYRFSKAEQVLEMELAWFDKPATRLPEALWFSFIPQVDNPTRWRLDKLGERISPLDVVKDGNRNLHAVNEGIFYHGADGKLSIESLDAALVAPGAPRLLQFDNSIGLQSDGMHFQLYNNVWGTNFPMWYEEDACFRFVIKFEES